CATAATAAATATTTAGTTCTAAATAAATCGTAAAATAGTTTGTATTCGCTTGATGGTATCTCACCTCTTCAATACAAACTATTTTATTATAAAGTATAATAAATAATTCAATTTAGAAGGGAGTAACTTCATGGATTATATCAGTACAAGAGGCGGTGGCAACGCTGTAAGTGCAGCACGCGCAATCATAAAAGGCTTAGCTACAGATGGTGGTCTTTTCGTTCCACAAACAATTCCATCTATCGATAAAGATTTCATACAATCCTTACTTAATTTATCTTATCAAGAACGCGCTAAAAAAGTTCTTTCATTATATTTAACAGATTTTACTAATCAAGAAATAAACGACTGCGTTGAAAATGCTTATGGCAATAATAAATTTGATACAGATAAAGTCGTTCCTACAGTTCAAGTAGAAGACAACAATTATTTATTAGAATTATGGCATGGCCCAACGAGTGCTTTTAAAGATATGGCACTTCAACTTTTGCCACAATTTATCTCTACTTCATTAAAAAAACTCGGCGATAAAAATGAACTCGTAATCCTCGTTGCCACTTCTGGCGATACTGGAAAAGCTGCTCTTGATGGCTTTAAAGATGTGCCTCAGACAAAAATCATCGTATTTTATCCACAAGAAGGCGTCAGCAAAATTCAGCGCTTACAAATGCTCACTCAAGAAGGTAACAACGTTGCTGTTGTAGCTGTACAAGGTAATTTTGATGACGCTCAAAGCGGTGTAAAACAGATTTTTAATGATACTTCTTATAATGAATTGTTAGCACAAAAAGGCTTCCAGCTTTCTTCCGCTAATTCCATTAACTGGGGTCGTTTACTTCCACAAATCGTATACTATTTCAGTTCTTATGCTGATTTAATAAACATGGGCAAAATAAAATTGGGCGATAAAGTCAATTTCACTGTACCAACTGGTAATTTTGGTGATATTCTCGCTGGTTTTTACGCAAAATGTATGGGACTGCCTGTAAATCGTTTAATCTGTGCTTCTAATGCTAACAATGTTTTAACCGACTTTTTAACAACAGGTACTTACGACAAAAATCGTGAATTCTTTAAAACAATTTCTCCATCTATGGATATTTTAATTTCCAGCAACTTAGAAAGATTGCTCTACCACATGACAAAAGATACTGAAAAAGTAAAAAAATGGATGCAACAACTTCAACAAGATGGAAAATATACTGTAGATGATGCTACATTAAAAGCTATTCAAGAAACTTTCTGCGCTGGCTATTTAAATGATACAGATACCATGGATTGCATTAAATCTGTATATGCAAAAGATAAATACGTTGCTGATACTCATACAGCAGTTGCTTGGCAAGTTGCACAAGATTATACAGCAAAAACAAATGAAACCATTCCAATGGTCATCTTATCAACTGCCAGCCCATATAAATTCAATGATAGTGTTTTAACCGCTTTAGGTGAAGATATTGCTGATAAAGATGAATTTGCGCTCTTAGATAAATTAGCACAAATAAACAAAGACCCAATTCCACAAGGACTTGCTAAATTAAAAACAGCACCTATTTTGCATAACAAAGTTTGTGAAAAACAACATATGATAAATAGTGTAAGTGAATTTTTAAATATTTAATATAAAAATTAGAGCTATTGATGTATAAAAAAATAATATATCAATAGCTCTAGTTTTTTGTTTTACAAGGTAAATCAATAAAATTTTTCTATCTATACATACACATATTTTTTACATAAATTTTACAAAAGCTTAACATTTATTTAACAACATTAATAGGTGATAATATATCGCCTATTCTTTTTTATTATGCTATAATAGTATTCAGCAGCTGCACTGACGACTTATCAGCTGTATATTTTTGTGTATATTTTTATATTTGATTGTAAAAATTAACTTTACTTGATATTTACGTTAATTTCATATGATGAGAAGTCAACAGTGCCGTTATTTTGATGAATATTATAGAAAGGATTAGTTACTGGTATTACTTTCGTAGTAATATGTACCGGAAAAGCCGGGATTTTAAGCTTGGGGAGTATTGCATCAAACATTAATAATCTTAATGGATACGATGAACTGAGAATATAGTTTACTATTACATATGTATTTAAGTATAAAAAAATATATTATATAATAAAAAACTATGACAGTAACGCAAACGCATGTTCAGTTTTTTCAAAAAAAAGGATACGGAATTTTATGATTTGTTTTTGACAAGTGCAAATTATTTTCATGAAAGCGCTCTTTTAATTAACAAAGTTATGTCAGGAGATAATGGTGCTGATGCTGGCTTCTTAGATATTACAGAAATCGAGCACAATGCTGATGCTATCAATGACAAAATCATCGACAAATTAAACAAAACATTCATTACTCCAATTGACCGCGAAGATATTTATGCTTTAGCAAATGGATTAGATGACGGTGTAGATTTTCTTCAAGGCACTTTACAACGTGCTATGATGTATCATCTTAAAGAAACGAGTGATGCAGCGATTTCCTTGTCCCAATTACTTATTAAATCTACAACAGAAATTGTAAATGCTTTTTCTATGTTACATGAAGTTACTAAACATGAACACGAAATTTTAGAATGTACTTATAAAATTAGCAAATTCGAAAGCGAAGGGGACCGCATTTATCGCAATGAAATTGCTTATTTATTTGAAAACATCAAAGACCCTATTGAACTCATAAAATGGAAAGATGTTTTAGATTATATAGAAGATACCTTAGACCATTGCGAAAAATTGTCTGACTTATTGAGAGGCGTGGTAATGAAGTATGCATGAGTTACAGTTTCTCATTATAGCAGTCATTGTACTTGCTTTATTATTTGACTTTATAAACGGCTTCCATGATACAGCAAATGCTATAGCTACCTCTGTATCAACTAGAGCCTTAAGACCTAGAACAGCCATTATCATGGCAGCTTTTTTGAATTTTATCGGTGCTATGTACAGTACAGGCGTTGCTAAAACCATCGGTGGCGATATCGTAAAATCAGCCAATCACATTGATGAACACATCATTGTAGCAGCTTTAATTGGTGCTATTGTTTGGAATTTATTCACTTGGTGGATTGCGATGCCAAGTAGTTCTTCCCATGCTTTAGTAGGTGGTATTATCGGTGCTGTTCTCGTTTCTACCGGAGCTATTGGTCTTAACTTTTGGGGAATTGGTAAAATCGTTCTTTCTTTGATTTTATCACCAGTAATAGCAATAATATTCGGTTTTATTGTCATGAATATATTTTTCCTGCTATTCGGTAAATATCGACCGTCATCACTTAACAATAAATTTAAACGTTTGCAAATCATAACTGCTGCCACAATGGCATTTTCTCACGGTTCAAATGATGCGCAAAAATCAATGGGTATCATTACTTTAGCCCTTTTAAGTGGTGGATATATTGATGTATTTGAAGTTCCTTACTATGTAAAAATCTTAGCGGCAACTGCAATGGCTTGTGGTACTGCTATTGGTGGTTGGAAAATCATCAAAACAGTCGGTGGTAAAATCTTTAAACTTCAACCAGTTACAGGTTTCGCAGCTGATTTAAACTCTTCCATCGTTATTTTTTCAGCGACTTTATTATCCTTGCCAGTAAGTACAACACATGTTGTTTCTGGTTCTATCATGGGTGTAGGTAGTGCTAAACGCGTTGGCGCAGTACGATGGGGCACAGCACAACAAATGCTCATGGCATGGGTGCTTACAATTCCATGTACAGCTATTGTCGGTGCACTTGTTTATTATTTAATGTGCTTTGTATTTGGACTATAAATAAATATAAAATAAGCCAAATGATGTATTTCATTTGGCTTTTATTTTTTGTTATAATAAGATTAATGATATATTTACATAAAAATTTTATACAGTAATCAATATTCAAGGAGGGATTTATATGCTTCTTCCCAAAAAATATCCACTAGTAGAAATTGCAAAACAAAAACAAAAAGAACACAAAGCTTTAATAACAGCTGTAAAAATCGACAATGTATTACGCGATTTACAAACAGATATAACACCAAATTCGCAAATAGAATTCATCGATATGACTCAAGAAGATGGTGTTTTAGCTTATCAGCGCAGTGTTTTATTCATCATGATAGCTTCTGTCAATCTTTTATATCCTGATAAAGAAGTCGTTGTCGAACATTCAGTAAACAATGGCGTTTATTGTGAACTTTTGCCTAAAGGCGATTTAACAGCTGAAAAAGTAGCAAATATTGAAGCTAAAATGCGTGAATTTATTGAAAAGAAAAAAGATATTTACAAAGTATCTCTACCACGTGAAGATGTTATCGCATTATTTCGTGAATCACAACAAATAGAAAAATCAAAATTAATTGAAACTTTAAAACAAGATGTAGTCAGCTTATACTATTGTTCTGGTTATTATGACTATCTTTATGGCCCAATGTTATATAATACCTCCTTATTAGATAAATTTGCACTTGATTTTTACAATCCAGGATTAATTTTACGTACACCACTAAAAGATAATCCTGATGAAGTTCCTCCAATGATGAAACAGCGTAAACTCTCGATGATTTTATCTGAAGCTGACCGCTGGGCAGATATATTGAAGTGCAATTATGTGACGAATTTAAATAATTACATCAAAGAAAATAGAAGTGGCGATATCATTCGCATTTCGGAAGCTTTACATGAAAAAAAGATAGCTCAAATTGCTGACCATATCGTTGAAGATACAGAACATTTACGTTTAATCTTAATTGCAGGGCCTTCTTCATCAGGCAAAACAACATTTGCGCAAAGACTTAGAATTCAACTCCTTGTAAACGGACTTAATCCTACATCTATTTCCCTTGATGATTATTTTCTCGATAGAGAATTAACGCCAAAAAATGAACATGGTGAATACGATTTTGAATCACTCTATGCCTTGGACTTAGACTTATTCAATAAACATATGTTAGCACTATTAAATGGTGAGGCTGTAGAAATACCTGTATATAATTTTGCTACAGGATACCGCGAATGGAAAAATCATATTGTACAAGTAGAAAAAAATCAACCTATAATCATCGAAGGTATTCATGGCTTAAATGATGAGCTGACAAAAGCTATACCCAATAATATGAAATACAAAATATACATCAGTGCTTTAACTCAATTAGCTATCGATGGGCACAATCGCATACCGACAACAGTAGCACGCATTATTCGCCGCATTGTCCGTGACAATCAATTTCGTGGGGCACATCCACTTAAAACAATTCGTCAATGGAGTGAAGTACGCAATGGAGAAAATAAAAATATCTTTCCTTATCAAGAAAATGCAGATGTAATGTTTAATTCTGCCCTCATTTATGAACTTGGTGTATTAAAAAAATACGCTCGACCACTTTTGATGAAAATAGATGCTAACTTACCTGAATACAATGTCTCTAAGCGATTGATAGATTTCCTTGATTATTTTGATGATATTTACAACGAAGATGATATTCCAAATAACTCCATACTTCGGGAATTTATCGGCAAATCTTGCTTTTTCTAAGTAATCTTATAATACAATAAAAATACAAAATCTGTATAAATCACATTTATATTTTATTACTATTTATCATTTACAACTTCAAAATCAATTTGTTTTGGACTCTAAATATATATTTAGAGTCTTTTTTTATAATAACGTAAACATCATTTAATTTTTATATATCGCGTTCACTTATCACTAAAATACCTTTATCTTTTATCATTTGAGCAAAAATACCATTGCCTTCAATCAATTTATGGGAAAATGTTCCATCATAAATGTATTTACTGCCACATGTTGGACTATTAGCTTTTAAAATAGCTAAATCAATTTCTTTATCCGCAATATCTTGCATAGCTTTTTTAGCACTATTCATATACAGCTCTGTCATATCCACTTTATCTTTTGTGATAATCTTATCGTTTGATATTTCAACAGGCTTACGTGGCAATGGCAAATTTGCTAAAATTTCTGGGCAAACTTTAATAACATTTTTGTTTTTGACTAAATCTACTACATTTTGATTATAATTATTTCCACCATTATATTTACAATTATCACCAAGTAAACAAGCACTCACTAAAATATTTTTACTCAAATAAATTTTTAACCGATTGACAACAATTTTATCAGCTTCTAACCAATTTACACTATCTAAATCAGACAAAGTCAACCATTTAAATTTACTATGAATTGCCTCATTCAGTTCAAATTTTTCTGTTGTACAAATATAACAATCCATTTTCATATGAAAATCAGGATAATCATATTCTATTGAAGTAAAATATTCTGATATTTTTATTTCAGCATTTAATTCTTCTCTTAATTCTCTTTGTAAAGCAATTTCTGGCTGTTCATCTATGTTTACTTTTCCACCAGGAAATTCCCAAAAACCTTTAAGATTGCCGTAATTTCTCTTTGCCGTTAAAATCTTATCTTTATCTCGTATTATTGCTGCTACTACATGGATTTTTTTCATAAATATTCACTTTCCTGTCATTTATTTTATATACAATTTTATGGTATTTATTCACAAATACTAATTACAATTAATAATATACCATACTTATTCTACCATAAAGATTTTTATAAAATAACAACAAATACAAAGTTTACAACTTGACATTTATAAAAAATCGTTATAGACTAAAAATCACGCTGTTAAAAATATATGTAAAAAAATAATTATACTTAATCAAAAAAATAAAGGTGGTCTTATTTTATGGCGAATACTGT
The window above is part of the Megamonas hypermegale genome. Proteins encoded here:
- the thrC gene encoding threonine synthase, which translates into the protein MDYISTRGGGNAVSAARAIIKGLATDGGLFVPQTIPSIDKDFIQSLLNLSYQERAKKVLSLYLTDFTNQEINDCVENAYGNNKFDTDKVVPTVQVEDNNYLLELWHGPTSAFKDMALQLLPQFISTSLKKLGDKNELVILVATSGDTGKAALDGFKDVPQTKIIVFYPQEGVSKIQRLQMLTQEGNNVAVVAVQGNFDDAQSGVKQIFNDTSYNELLAQKGFQLSSANSINWGRLLPQIVYYFSSYADLINMGKIKLGDKVNFTVPTGNFGDILAGFYAKCMGLPVNRLICASNANNVLTDFLTTGTYDKNREFFKTISPSMDILISSNLERLLYHMTKDTEKVKKWMQQLQQDGKYTVDDATLKAIQETFCAGYLNDTDTMDCIKSVYAKDKYVADTHTAVAWQVAQDYTAKTNETIPMVILSTASPYKFNDSVLTALGEDIADKDEFALLDKLAQINKDPIPQGLAKLKTAPILHNKVCEKQHMINSVSEFLNI
- a CDS encoding DUF47 domain-containing protein, whose product is MFSFFKKKDTEFYDLFLTSANYFHESALLINKVMSGDNGADAGFLDITEIEHNADAINDKIIDKLNKTFITPIDREDIYALANGLDDGVDFLQGTLQRAMMYHLKETSDAAISLSQLLIKSTTEIVNAFSMLHEVTKHEHEILECTYKISKFESEGDRIYRNEIAYLFENIKDPIELIKWKDVLDYIEDTLDHCEKLSDLLRGVVMKYA
- a CDS encoding inorganic phosphate transporter, giving the protein MHELQFLIIAVIVLALLFDFINGFHDTANAIATSVSTRALRPRTAIIMAAFLNFIGAMYSTGVAKTIGGDIVKSANHIDEHIIVAALIGAIVWNLFTWWIAMPSSSSHALVGGIIGAVLVSTGAIGLNFWGIGKIVLSLILSPVIAIIFGFIVMNIFFLLFGKYRPSSLNNKFKRLQIITAATMAFSHGSNDAQKSMGIITLALLSGGYIDVFEVPYYVKILAATAMACGTAIGGWKIIKTVGGKIFKLQPVTGFAADLNSSIVIFSATLLSLPVSTTHVVSGSIMGVGSAKRVGAVRWGTAQQMLMAWVLTIPCTAIVGALVYYLMCFVFGL
- a CDS encoding nucleoside kinase gives rise to the protein MLLPKKYPLVEIAKQKQKEHKALITAVKIDNVLRDLQTDITPNSQIEFIDMTQEDGVLAYQRSVLFIMIASVNLLYPDKEVVVEHSVNNGVYCELLPKGDLTAEKVANIEAKMREFIEKKKDIYKVSLPREDVIALFRESQQIEKSKLIETLKQDVVSLYYCSGYYDYLYGPMLYNTSLLDKFALDFYNPGLILRTPLKDNPDEVPPMMKQRKLSMILSEADRWADILKCNYVTNLNNYIKENRSGDIIRISEALHEKKIAQIADHIVEDTEHLRLILIAGPSSSGKTTFAQRLRIQLLVNGLNPTSISLDDYFLDRELTPKNEHGEYDFESLYALDLDLFNKHMLALLNGEAVEIPVYNFATGYREWKNHIVQVEKNQPIIIEGIHGLNDELTKAIPNNMKYKIYISALTQLAIDGHNRIPTTVARIIRRIVRDNQFRGAHPLKTIRQWSEVRNGENKNIFPYQENADVMFNSALIYELGVLKKYARPLLMKIDANLPEYNVSKRLIDFLDYFDDIYNEDDIPNNSILREFIGKSCFF
- a CDS encoding 2-thiouracil desulfurase family protein, producing MKKIHVVAAIIRDKDKILTAKRNYGNLKGFWEFPGGKVNIDEQPEIALQRELREELNAEIKISEYFTSIEYDYPDFHMKMDCYICTTEKFELNEAIHSKFKWLTLSDLDSVNWLEADKIVVNRLKIYLSKNILVSACLLGDNCKYNGGNNYNQNVVDLVKNKNVIKVCPEILANLPLPRKPVEISNDKIITKDKVDMTELYMNSAKKAMQDIADKEIDLAILKANSPTCGSKYIYDGTFSHKLIEGNGIFAQMIKDKGILVISERDI